Within the Echinicola sp. 20G genome, the region TAATAGAGTCCGTCCACCACAAAGGTCACTAAGATATTAATGGCCATCACACCTAAAAAAAAGGAGAAGAGCTTTTGTAAATATTTTTTCATATCACTTTAGAATTGGAAGTATATAAATTCAATTTCATCTGAGAAATTGCCAGCAAAATAGGTCAAGGCAAAAACACCATAATACACTCCATAACGAAAAGGCCTGCGCCATCTAATACCCACTTTTTGAATAGCAAAATCTCCTTCCTTTCCCAGCCATTCGATCATGACAAACAACAACACCAAGGCGATTACCCCTACCGGAAAAACATCAGGTTTAGTCAAAATGGATAGAGAAAAGATAGAGCTAATATAGTCCGTGGCCATCGCCACACTATCTGCCCTAAAAAAAATCCATGCCAAACAAGTCAAACTAAAGGTAACCAGCACCTTCCCAGCCTCCATAAGGGTGGGGAATATTCTACCTTCTGCTACTTGGTTGAGATTACTTCTATTTTTTCCAGCTAACATCAGTGGGAGAAAGTAAAATGCATTAAGTGCTCCCCAAACTATAAAGGTCCAATTGGCTCCATGCCAAAAACCACTGACCAAAAAGATAATAAAGGTATTTCTGACTTTCATCCATACCCCCCCTTTACTACCGCCTAATGGAATGTATAAATAGTCCCTAAACCAAGTAGACAGAGAAATATGCCATCTCCTCCAAAACTCTGCAATGTCCCTTGAAAAATAGGGAAATGCAAAATTTTTCATAAGGTCAAAGCCAAACAACCTGGAAAGTCCAATGGCGATATCTGAGTAGCCGGAGAAGTCCCCATAGATCTGAAATGCAAAAAGTACTGCTCCCAAAACTAGGGTGCTTGCCGAATAGTTTTCATAATTTTGAAAGATTACATTGACATATTCTGCACAATTGTCAGCTATGACGACCTTCTTAAAAAAACCCCACAGCATTTGCTTACTCCCATCCACTGCCAATGTGAAATCAAACCTTCTCCTTTTATAAAACTGAGGCAGCAAATGGGTAGCCCTTTCAATAGGCCCAGCTACAAGTTGAGGAAAAAAACTCACAAAGGTCGCAAAGCTTATAAAATCCTTTGCCGGTTCTAATTTCCTCTTGTAAACATCTATGGAATAGCTTAGGGTCTGAAAAGTATAAAAACTAATACCTACTGGTAATACAATGCTTAAAGCTCTCGGATGAATAGAATAACCAAAGAAACTGAAGGCTTGCACAAAACTATCTGCAAAGAAGTTATAGTATTTAAAGAAGCCAAGGAAACCTAAATTTACTATAACACTGATCGTAAGAAGTAACTTTCTATTGGTTGGGTCCTCTGTTTTCCCCATACTTTTGCCAACCGCAAAATCCAAAACTGTACTGAATAGGATCAATGACAAAAACCTCCAATCCCACCAACCATAAAACACATAGCTGGCAATCAGCAATAGGATGTTCTGCTGCTTCAGTTGCTTGGGAAAGACAAACCAATAAATCAAAAACACGAGCGGTAAAAAAACCGCAAAATCCAATGAGTTAAATAACATGATTTGTGAATATCAAAGGTGATCGGCAAAATCATTTGCCATGATAAAAGGATGGGGAATTGGGACATGCCTCAATCTGGCTTTCCCTCTTATAATTTTACACTCTGGACCGGGCTCTCCTTAGGTCATTTGCCGCCAATCTAAAAACATACCAAGGTTCTATTAAATACCTGAACCAAAACCGGTTGGGGTTTTCCTGCAAACGGTACAGCCACTCCAAACCGGTCCGTCCCATCCACCTCGGTGGGGTACTGACTGTTCCTGCCACATACTCAATTGCTGCTCCACAGGTCATAATCACAGGGGCATTCAATTGATCTTTGCTTGCCATGATCCATTTCTCTTGTCGTGGCATTCCCATTCCAACAATTAAAACGTCAGGTTTGTAGGCATTAATGGTGGCGATGACATGCTTGTTCTCTGTGGATTCTTTTCGTTGATCAAAAAAACCATGTCGATAATTAACCTGTAGTCCATCAAATCTTTCTTTCAATACATGTACCCCCTTTGAGACACTGGCTTCATCAGCTCCTAGGTAGAATACTTTTAAACCTTCATCACGTACTCTTTCCATCAATGGATCCATCAAATCCACCCAGGTAAGCCTGTTTTCTTTTTCCAACGGGTATCCCAAGGCTTTTCCGAGCCACACAATGGGCATCCCATCAATCCTCTTTTTCGCAATTGAATACAGTTCCTTAAGTTCCTCAGAGCTTTTCTTATGGTATGTGTATATACCATGGAGGTTTTGGCTGATGATAATATTTCTTTCACCCGCCCTGGCGGATTTGACCACAAAATCGAGCAGGGAATTCAAATTGAAATCATCTACTTCTGTCCCTAATAATTGATACGCCATAATTAGTTTAAGTTTTTGGTTTCTTTAAGAATATATTCGATTCGGGATTTCCAGCTGTGTGACTCCACTACCCTATTTCTGATTTGTGTAGCGTCAAATTTGTCTTCACAAAACAACTGATATGAGGCCCTTAACTTTTCCACCAAATCATTTACATTCCCAGACTCAAAACAGTAACCATTTTCTCCATCATGGATCATATTAGCCGCATCCTGAAATTTCGCAGCAATTACAGGCTTTCCCATGGACAGGTATTCGTATATCTTCAATGGGGAGTGATACATTTTACCTGAGTGTGTGGCAACCTGGCCGGAATAGCAAACATCAAAGCCACCGATATAAGCAGGCACCTGATCCCAAGGTTTACGCCCCACAAATTTGATCGTATCTCCCAAACCACTTTGAAGACAATCTTCCTCCCAGTCCTGTTTTGCCAGACCATCTCCAACAATGGTCACTTTAATAGGCATCTCTTTTTCAAGTATTTTCACTGCCTTGATCAATATATCCACACCACACCAAGCGATGACCGAACCCACAAAGCCCACCGTAAATTCTTCATGCTTACGAATAGGAATCACTTTTTCGGGATCAAAACGATTGGTATCAACCCCATTGGGTACTACCAAAATCTTGGAAGGATCTATATCAAAGTGATTCAATATCATCCCCTTCAATTCATCTGTCACACAGATAAGGTAATCACAGGACTGATAGGCCTTTTCTTCCATTTTTTTGCATAGGTCAGCCAGGATAATACTCTTTCTATCATTTTTGGCCTCTTCATAAAGCACACTGTTCGTTTCCAAAATCCAAGGCACCCCATGTTGCCTAAACTTCATCCCCATCAATTGAAATGCCCCCAACCGCTCATATACGCAGTCGATATCCTGATGCTTTTTGAATGAAAGCTGGTTATTGTATTTCCCGTAGGTAATCCTGATGATGTCTGCCAAGAGACGTTTAAAATAACTTTTGGAAAGGCTTTTTTGAAAATCTGTCTTCGACCCATTTTTCATGATTCGGTCTCCAACAATATATTCGGACACCTCCCAATTAAGATCTTTAAAACCATTGATAACGCCCATGATGTGAGCCCGAGCCCCTCCAGCGTCTGCTTTGAGTTGGGTAGAAACCCTCGGAGCTCCGGATAAATAAAGTAGTTTCATATAGGTGGCTTTAGTGTAGTTTAATCGTTTCAGTTTAAAAAAGCTTTTGAAAGTCCTGTGAGTTTGCGGATTTGTTAAGTGAGCATAATTTTATCCATGTTATCCATACTATAAACATGGTACTGCTTCTCTACCTCATCCAGTTTTTGGATGATCGCCTCACGCTTGAGAAGCAAAAGATTGATTTGCTGTAACAATTCTTCATTGCTCAAGTTTGCATCAAGCAACAGTTCGTCCAAGCCTGCATCCTGATAGATTCCTTTGATCTTTAAGTGCTTGTCCACATCTGTCATGACAATCGGCAAAACATCATATTTGGCAGCTAGTAGTGCTCCATGCAGCCTATTGGTAATAATGGCTACTCCATCTTTATAAGCTTCTCCTGCATTATCCAGCGTAATCTGTTTCTCAATAAAGGTCACTTCACAACCCTTCTCTAATAGTTTTTCATAGAGTGCTTTGCAGAAGGCATAATCCTGAAGGACTTGGTAAGTGATTTTAATACGGTATCGGTCCTTAAGGTGCCCGATAAGGTACATTAAGTTTTGGGTCAACTGATCTGTATAATTGTCCCCTGAGTCATCTTTGTAAATACCATCTCTGAAACTGAAAATTATTTCACTTTTGTTGGCCTTTGAGAGATCAACCCCATTGGCCGAATACATCCAGGCCAGGTCAGGAAAATACTGTGCCTTTTGAATGCCTATTTGATGAGCTAGCTGGAGTGAAATAGAATCCCTAACCCAGTAATGGTGGGTAAACCAAGACCGGATCCGCTCGCTTATGGCCTGTTGCTGGCCTATGGGGCCCATGGAAAAGCCCAACCTGATGATTTTCACACCCATTATCTTTAGTAGGAAAAGAAATACACTATACTCTAAATTCTTTTTGATTTTTTTTGAGGAGTTACCAAAAACATGACCAGGAGGACCCGCTACCATCACCACTTTACTTTCCTTCCTGAAAATACTTTTAAAGGCATTTCTGAAAAGTTGATTATAAAAGCCTCCTTGACCAGTGGTGCTATATTCTTCTGGCTTTAACTTTAATGCCTCTTTATAATAGTTTGGTAACTTCTGGTCATTGAGCACGATGTTGCCATATAAACGGAAGATTTCCAAAAGGGATTTATTGATCAGGACATCACCCGTATTTTCAAACTGGGTATTCCCTTGAAAGTAGATTGTCTTAGTTGGATTCATAATAGTAGCTGGGTTAGGCACTCCTTATTCAAACATTTTGCGATAAAAATTTGGCATAATTGCTCCAGGTATAATTTTCAAAAAAAGCTTTAATCCGCTGTTTTTTTGAAAGGGTATCATCCTCAAGGTAACTTTCCAAATAGTGCTCCAGATCCTCCATTGAAACATATGAATGGATCAATTGCTCTTCAGCCAGTTCCTTAAAAGCACCAACACGAGGACCGATTATAGGTGTAAGCCTAGGTAGGGAAGAAATCAAAGCTCCTGAGTTCAAAACACTCGAACCAGTATATGGAAAAAACACGAACTTGGCTTCACTATGGAGCTGATTGAGTTCCTCCTCATCTACAAATCGATCTTCCAGTTTCAAATTGGGATGATTATATGTGGCTTGGTATTCTTCAAATGTTCCTTTTTCAAACTTCCCCACCACCCTGACAGAATATTTGTCAAATAGCTGCTTTTTTTTCATGAACTTTAAAAAATCATCTATGCCTTTGCTTTTTCTAACCCTCCCCCATACCAAAACATCTGTTTTCTTTTCCGATTCTTTCTCCATAAACATAGGTGAGCGGTCAAACAGTGGATGAAAAAAATAAAGGCTTTTTTTCAATTCCAATTGATCAAAATACCGCTCACTTTCTTTGGTATGAAAAATGATTTTGTCAGACTTACTTTTTACCGTTGACATGATCAATTTACATATGGTGCTTTGGGATTTGTGTGGGTGAACATTATGATGTGTCCACACAATTTTCTTTTGATTCATCTTCAACCAATAGACTGTAAACCACAGTATCAAACCTTGCAATCCTGTCTTATTTTCTATCCAATTGAACATAAAAACATCTGCCTTCCAGGTACTTAAAAATATATCCATTACTCCCAGCCTTGGGCGAAGACCATGATTTACCACTTCAAAATGGTCTGATAGATACTTGGTCAGGTGATTGATATAGGGGCTTTTCTTTTCCAAATCCTCTCGGATTCTCATTGGAAAAACATACACTTTTTTCATAGATTTGGTCTTCCTCTAGTATTATCTAGGCTTGCTTGATGGATAAATTCTCTTCTTGCTGGAGCATGATTCCCTTAAGCTTTAGCAACTCATCATTGGAATAGGAAAAATAACAGAGCATAAAAGCGGTGGCCATGATTTCCCTGTAAAATGGTGCCCAGCCAAAAAATCCATATAATATGAAGGCCACCAAAACCCCCACAAAAGTGAGGTTCAAAATATCTGCCAACATTACTTTTGTTTTAATCACTTTAAGCCTTCCCAATATTTTTGACCTAAAAAAGGCTATCCAAAGCACAAACCCAATCACCCCGGTTTCGGTAAGCACAATCATGTGAATATTGTGAATAGGGTTGGTTGTCAAAAACTGAAGAATAAAAAGATCCTCCGTAATTCTCAGCACATGTCCCATGTAATAAACATGTGAGTTAATACCTACCCCAAACCATGGGGCATCCTTCCAGATTTTGTACCCCAGATACCAAGAGGACAATCTTACTTCTATCTGGCTATCAAAATCACTTCCAAAAAACAGGTCACTAAGAGGTGTGAGGTAAAGAATAAATAACATCATTGAAATCCCTACAAGTGTTATCGCTATATTTTTAAAAGAAAACACCTTCGATTTGCTAAAAAACGCTACCACCATAAATACCAAAACTAAAATGGAAGTCATATAGGTAGTTCTGGAGAATGTAAATACGATAATAAAAATATTGGCCAGTAAAATCGCTAGAGAAAGTTTCTTTCGATAATCATTCAGGTAGGAAGCAAAGAAAAACACCCCAACATAAAGACAATAGATTGCTAAGGGGCCAGGGTGACCAAAAATACCAATAGCCGATACATAGCCTTCCCGCTTTAAGGAAGACTCCATGGTAGCCTCTCCTTTAAATAGCGTAGCAAAATATTGGATATTCAAAATGGGATAAAACAAGGTAATGATGAACTGCAAAACAGTCACAAACAACAACCCAAAGTAAAGCCCTTTGAAAATAGTGGTCCGTTCAAAATTCGCTTTTAAATAGGCCAGAGAAAACAATAGTTGAGCAGCATAAAAAAGGAATATCCAGATAGATTGCGGAAAAGGGTTGATGGGATTTAATAAAGAAATCACCACAAACCCTATGATACACATAATCCAAAAGCTCCTTCCTTTTATTATTTTTGGAAGCTTATAATGTCCTAAAAACATACATAATGGTACTATTAGAAAAAAAGAGTTGATCCTAAAGCCATTTCCAAACTCTCCTAATTTATCCACTTCCATTTCCCCGAAATGAAAGTCCACAAAATAATTGTAGATCGAATAACTAAAATTAAAGGAAACTAGCATCACAAAAAGACTTACCAAGAATTGGTTGGATCGCTCTCCATTATAATTGTGATATGCCCATTTGATAATGCAAAAAAGGACAACAATGCCAGCTATGACGAATTTATTCATAAGTACCTAGCTAAGAAATAGTTTGGATTACAGGTAACTTAGTTTGAAGTCAGCTATTTTTTGATGGATTTTAGCGTCTATTTCACTTATCTTGACATCCTCAGAAAGATAGAAGAGGTCAATATCCTTTAGCTTCTTGACTACATCTTTTCCTACTTTTCCCTTTGGCAAATACTCCAAAGACAAAAAGTTATTGGTAATCATCTTGGTCAATTTGTTGATAGGTCCCTTTTGGTAAAATGGAATGTAAGTGGATTGAGGGAATGGAATATCAATGGACATCAACCAATCTGTCCATTTAAAATCTGAAATTCGTCCACCTTCAGTGTATGGAGTTGATAGAATGAATCTATGCCATGGCACCCTAAGTGTATCTGCCATAATAGCTCCATGCATGGCCTCCGTAATCAAGCATTCCGATGCCGCTATTTCCTTTAAGGTAAACTCTACCCCTTCTTCCGAATGAGGAGAAATGTAATGATAGCCCAGTTGATCACATATTTTCTTCCAATCAAAAAAATCTGTCGAATGAAAATATGGCATCAAACTGACTTTGTATTTTTTGGGCTGCTGACGAATCTCCTCAAAATCAACCAATTGCCTGATCGCATATGCGGCATCGGTGATATAATCATCTTTCCTGTTAAGCTCTCCCGAAGAAAGAGGACCTCTTAAAAACATGACATCCCAACTCTCATCGAGTTTCAGTTTGGCATATACTTTAGAGGGCTTTACTCCGGTCCCAAAAACCACTTTTTTGCGATCAATATCTAGCCCTTTTACCACATGGCTGTCATTGTGTAACAAGGAGCCAATACCAACAAAATAAAAGCCATTGCCAGCCCCAGAACCATTGGTTCCAAATAATTTAGGCCATAACCAGCCATTAAGGTCATCTCCAAAATTTCCTTTTTTGGATTTGTAGTATAAATATTCCATCCTATTTTATTTAAAAACCAATTCCTTTTTTTTAATGAACTTATTTTTAACTTTCATCAATACTTTTGAAAGAATCTCTTTTTCATCTTCACATAATCCCCAATAAACTATGGCCAAGCAAGTCCCAACTATGGCCAGCGAGGTAGTGACCAAAAACCTAAAATTAAATTCCATTATTTGGACAGTGGTATAACATATTGCGATCAAGGTCAACAGGGGGACAATCTCCTTGCTAATTACTCGCTTAAAATATTTATTGACGGATAATCCAGCTATTCTATTCAAGAAATAAAGCCTTAAACAGCAAGCAACAAACTCAATAATGATATAGCCAACCAATACTGCATAAGCTTCAAAACCCAACATAAGCAGTGCATATGCTAAGGGAAGGTTCAAGATCAGGACCCCACCAACAACTGCTTGATATGTCTTGATTTTACCAGTAGCTTGTATGGCCGATTGAAGCCCAATTGTCAATTGATTGATAATGGAACCTACAAGCACCATCTGACAAAATACCGTCGCGTAATCCGGAACATCTTTTAACCAAACATTTAATATATTGTCCATTTCGAAAATAAAGGGGACAGCAACCATGCTCAGCAAGAAAAATCCAAACTTACTCGCAATCATGGAAAGTCTTAGCATCCGCTTTCGATCACCATTTCCTTCACTTTTCATGATCTGCGGATTGATAGATTTTAACATGGTGGATGACAAGAAGAGTAACTGACCTCCCACTTGATTGGCAATGGCATAAGCTGAGTTGATATAGGCCCCGAAAAAAAGGTTCAGAATAACAGCCAACCCTTGAGTTCTGCCTAGGCTGCACACAGACCCAAATAAATTCCAACTGGCATAAGCCCCCAATTCTTTAATTAAAGAACGATCTAATTTTTGCCGGTTATTCACTTTGCATTCATCATAAGCCTTGATACAAAAGGTGGCATATACAATAAAGCTTACACTACTGATACCTGCCATCAATAAACCATATACAACCAGCTTGTCCCCCTCAGTGGAATAGAGCAAAATGGCAATTCCTAATTTTAGTAACACTTCTAAGATGTTTACCAAAGCCACAAAAAGCATGTTTTCGTGAGCTACTAAGGAGCCATTATAGGGAACGGAAAGAATTAAGAAAAATACGTTCAATCCCATAAAATGGTAAACTGTTTTCGCTTGATCGATCTTTTCCAAAGGAATATTTAGAAAACCATCAAAAAGAAATAAACCCGCAAATTCCAACAAAATCAAAACAACCAGGCCTAATATCAAATGGAAAAACAAGCTGTTCCAAAAAATCTTGGCCTGCATAATCCTGTCTTTCATTCCTTGATAAAAGGAAAGGTAGCGCTGAGTGGATGTAGCCATGGCATTCTTTAAGAATGACAGCATCACGATAATACCCGCTATGAGGTTGAATATCCCATAGTCCACCGCTCCCAATGCATCCAGCACTATGCGTGTGGTAAACAGGGAAAGTCCTACGGTGATGAGGATTCTTCCATACTGGATACCTGTATTGAAAACTACCCTATTCGCTGCATTCATAAATAAACAGAAAAACCTGAATGATGATTAAAATACTAGTTGGGTTTATTGCTAATCTCATTCTATTCCTACATGACCAATTCTGGCCTGTCATGCTCCAAGCGCTGAAAAATTTCTTTTACTTCCTGGGAATTCTCTTTTTTGAGTACCAATACTGCATCTTCAGTTGAAATCAAGATTGTATTTTTGAGCCCGGTAAACTCAGTATGGGCATCCATGCCAATTGCCATATTTCCACAGTCATCCACAAAATGTCCCTTTTCCAGAAAGTAATCATAAATGGATTCAAAGGACCCCATGTCTGACCAGATAAAATCAGCAGGAATTACCTTAATCTTATTGGAGCGCTCCATCACCGCGTAATCCACTGAGATCGATGGGATTTTCATGCTCTCCGCAGACGGAAGAAAAACACCTTTTCGAAGCATAAAAGCGCCATAGGAATAGTCAAACAATAATGGCTCATATTTCCTTAGCTCATTGAGGAAGATGCCCGCCTTGAAACAAAACATTCCAGAATTCCAGAGGAAGCTTCCTGCTTCAATAAATGTTTTTGCCTTTTCAAAATCAGGCTTTTCGTG harbors:
- a CDS encoding MBOAT family protein; its protein translation is MLFNSLDFAVFLPLVFLIYWFVFPKQLKQQNILLLIASYVFYGWWDWRFLSLILFSTVLDFAVGKSMGKTEDPTNRKLLLTISVIVNLGFLGFFKYYNFFADSFVQAFSFFGYSIHPRALSIVLPVGISFYTFQTLSYSIDVYKRKLEPAKDFISFATFVSFFPQLVAGPIERATHLLPQFYKRRRFDFTLAVDGSKQMLWGFFKKVVIADNCAEYVNVIFQNYENYSASTLVLGAVLFAFQIYGDFSGYSDIAIGLSRLFGFDLMKNFAFPYFSRDIAEFWRRWHISLSTWFRDYLYIPLGGSKGGVWMKVRNTFIIFLVSGFWHGANWTFIVWGALNAFYFLPLMLAGKNRSNLNQVAEGRIFPTLMEAGKVLVTFSLTCLAWIFFRADSVAMATDYISSIFSLSILTKPDVFPVGVIALVLLFVMIEWLGKEGDFAIQKVGIRWRRPFRYGVYYGVFALTYFAGNFSDEIEFIYFQF
- a CDS encoding WecB/TagA/CpsF family glycosyltransferase, which translates into the protein MAYQLLGTEVDDFNLNSLLDFVVKSARAGERNIIISQNLHGIYTYHKKSSEELKELYSIAKKRIDGMPIVWLGKALGYPLEKENRLTWVDLMDPLMERVRDEGLKVFYLGADEASVSKGVHVLKERFDGLQVNYRHGFFDQRKESTENKHVIATINAYKPDVLIVGMGMPRQEKWIMASKDQLNAPVIMTCGAAIEYVAGTVSTPPRWMGRTGLEWLYRLQENPNRFWFRYLIEPWYVFRLAANDLRRARSRV
- a CDS encoding glycosyltransferase codes for the protein MKLLYLSGAPRVSTQLKADAGGARAHIMGVINGFKDLNWEVSEYIVGDRIMKNGSKTDFQKSLSKSYFKRLLADIIRITYGKYNNQLSFKKHQDIDCVYERLGAFQLMGMKFRQHGVPWILETNSVLYEEAKNDRKSIILADLCKKMEEKAYQSCDYLICVTDELKGMILNHFDIDPSKILVVPNGVDTNRFDPEKVIPIRKHEEFTVGFVGSVIAWCGVDILIKAVKILEKEMPIKVTIVGDGLAKQDWEEDCLQSGLGDTIKFVGRKPWDQVPAYIGGFDVCYSGQVATHSGKMYHSPLKIYEYLSMGKPVIAAKFQDAANMIHDGENGYCFESGNVNDLVEKLRASYQLFCEDKFDATQIRNRVVESHSWKSRIEYILKETKNLN
- a CDS encoding polysaccharide pyruvyl transferase family protein, which translates into the protein MNPTKTIYFQGNTQFENTGDVLINKSLLEIFRLYGNIVLNDQKLPNYYKEALKLKPEEYSTTGQGGFYNQLFRNAFKSIFRKESKVVMVAGPPGHVFGNSSKKIKKNLEYSVFLFLLKIMGVKIIRLGFSMGPIGQQQAISERIRSWFTHHYWVRDSISLQLAHQIGIQKAQYFPDLAWMYSANGVDLSKANKSEIIFSFRDGIYKDDSGDNYTDQLTQNLMYLIGHLKDRYRIKITYQVLQDYAFCKALYEKLLEKGCEVTFIEKQITLDNAGEAYKDGVAIITNRLHGALLAAKYDVLPIVMTDVDKHLKIKGIYQDAGLDELLLDANLSNEELLQQINLLLLKREAIIQKLDEVEKQYHVYSMDNMDKIMLT
- a CDS encoding glycosyltransferase, yielding MKKVYVFPMRIREDLEKKSPYINHLTKYLSDHFEVVNHGLRPRLGVMDIFLSTWKADVFMFNWIENKTGLQGLILWFTVYWLKMNQKKIVWTHHNVHPHKSQSTICKLIMSTVKSKSDKIIFHTKESERYFDQLELKKSLYFFHPLFDRSPMFMEKESEKKTDVLVWGRVRKSKGIDDFLKFMKKKQLFDKYSVRVVGKFEKGTFEEYQATYNHPNLKLEDRFVDEEELNQLHSEAKFVFFPYTGSSVLNSGALISSLPRLTPIIGPRVGAFKELAEEQLIHSYVSMEDLEHYLESYLEDDTLSKKQRIKAFFENYTWSNYAKFLSQNV
- a CDS encoding O-antigen ligase, with amino-acid sequence MNKFVIAGIVVLFCIIKWAYHNYNGERSNQFLVSLFVMLVSFNFSYSIYNYFVDFHFGEMEVDKLGEFGNGFRINSFFLIVPLCMFLGHYKLPKIIKGRSFWIMCIIGFVVISLLNPINPFPQSIWIFLFYAAQLLFSLAYLKANFERTTIFKGLYFGLLFVTVLQFIITLFYPILNIQYFATLFKGEATMESSLKREGYVSAIGIFGHPGPLAIYCLYVGVFFFASYLNDYRKKLSLAILLANIFIIVFTFSRTTYMTSILVLVFMVVAFFSKSKVFSFKNIAITLVGISMMLFILYLTPLSDLFFGSDFDSQIEVRLSSWYLGYKIWKDAPWFGVGINSHVYYMGHVLRITEDLFILQFLTTNPIHNIHMIVLTETGVIGFVLWIAFFRSKILGRLKVIKTKVMLADILNLTFVGVLVAFILYGFFGWAPFYREIMATAFMLCYFSYSNDELLKLKGIMLQQEENLSIKQA
- a CDS encoding mannose-1-phosphate guanylyltransferase → MSKVLNVILSGGVGSRLWPLSRKSRPKQYLPIFEGETLFQKTVLRNQSLCDSILVVGNKDNYKLSDKDMEGLNLKAYDQLVEAAPRNTAAAIAFAAFHAGEDDLLFVTPSDHLIEAGDSYTQAVQNALELAQKGNIVTFGLHPTKPETGYGYIESQGEDVLAFHEKPDFEKAKTFIEAGSFLWNSGMFCFKAGIFLNELRKYEPLLFDYSYGAFMLRKGVFLPSAESMKIPSISVDYAVMERSNKIKVIPADFIWSDMGSFESIYDYFLEKGHFVDDCGNMAIGMDAHTEFTGLKNTILISTEDAVLVLKKENSQEVKEIFQRLEHDRPELVM